Part of the Erinaceus europaeus chromosome 5, mEriEur2.1, whole genome shotgun sequence genome is shown below.
CCCTACACGACAGCCCCTCACCTCAGCCCCCTACACAACAGCCCCTCACCTCAGCCCCCTACACAACAGCCCCTCACCTCAGCCCCCCACACGCCGCCCCTCACCTCAGTGCGCACTGCACACCGGTCTCATCCCCGTAGGCAGAGTAGAGCAGCTCCACCTCATCAGGCTTCAGGTCCCCAAACACAGAGTTGTTCTGCGTGGACAGGGCAGTGCTGGCGCTCGAGAGGAAGGTGActgagacggggtgggggggtcaggtcTGCGCCCCCAGTGTCCCGTGAGCTCTGCTCTGGGGCAAGCGCAGGTACTTCCTGCACCCGAGACTGGTCCCGTGAGGAGGAAGGAGCCCCTGGCTTGTCTGAAGAGCCACGACCCTCCCTTGGGGAGAGCCCACTGCCCCAGGACACGGCACGCACACTCCTACACACGCGAGCCCACACCGCACCACACAGGCTGACACGTGCAGCTGACCTGTCACACGCCTGCTCGTGCACCGACACGCACACACCGACACGCACTCCTCATGCCCACGCCGGGCCCGCTCACCCTTGCCGCCCCGCTCGTCCTTGCCGCCCAGTGCAGGGAAGCCGGGCAGCAGCTTGCTGGACAGGGAGCTCAGGTCCACCGGGTGGGTCTCGTCCTCTGCAAGAGAGAAGGTCCCTGAGCAGGACCCGCCCCTCTGCCGACCACGCCCCTCGACAGACCACGCCCGCCCCTGAGCAGGCCACGCCCCTCTGCCGACCACGCCCCTCTGCCGACCACCCCCGCCCCTCCACGTCTCACAGCAGACCCACCCCCTCAGCTCACACAAGGGCTCAGAGATCTGGCTAAGCCTCCGCCCACACAGCCACCAAGGGAACCCCTGTCATAAGCACAGGTCGAGGGTCAGGGTGTGGAGTGGGGCTCACGGCCAGGGCAGCAGGGGACTCATCacagggagagggatcaggacaGAGTAGGGGGTCAGGATGGGGGGGGAGTCAGGACAGGATGGGGGTCATGATGGGGGGAGTCAGGACAGGGTGGGGGATCAGGATGGGGGGAGTCAGGACAGAGTGGGGGGTCAGGACAGGGTGGGGGGGGTCAGGACAGGGTGGGGGATCAGGATGGGGGGAGTCAGGACAGGGTGGGGTAAGGACAGGGTGGGGGGTCAGGACAGGGGTCAGCACTGGTGGTGTCTGGCTGCAGGCAAGTAGGCATGTGGCCGTGGGTCCGTGGGCACGCACCTTCGGCATCGGGCTCAACACAGCTGACCACGCTGTAGAGAAGGCTGCCGTCCCCGCCCCTCTTCAGGTAACCCATCTGCAAGAGGGCGTCCGAGGGGCCCTGGTCACCCTACGGCCTCCACGCTGTCCCCAGGGCCAGGCCGGTGTCCCCACGTCCCCCAGAGCTGGCACCCCTGCCCCACTGCAGGACCCCCGAGACGGCTCCCAGAGCAACagcaagggggaagggagggccaAGGGGCCTCGGCGCCTGTGAGAGGCTGAGCCGGAGGACTTTCCAGGCGGCGAGGACAGTGTAGGGTCGGGGACACCCCAGGGGAGCCCTAAGCAGATGCCCCAGgaggagcgggggtgggggtcagcTGACCTCTCAGCCCCTTCCCCGCATGCCCGCCACTCTGGGTACCCACCTTGCCCCCTGGCAGGAAGCGGCTGAGCCTGTCTCGAGCCTCATCAGCCGCGTGCTCCACCAGGGCCAGCACGTGCTCCTCTGCAGTGCTGTCTGTCAGGCTGCACGCACTGCCCTCAGGCTCCAGCAAGGAGCTGGGGGATATGGGCAGAGgggtcaagaggggaggggacgggggtcagagagcaggggagaggagggtgggGACATGAAGACAAGGGtgcagggagaggagggaaggaacacggacagggaagagaggaggaggtaaACAGAAGGGAAGAgcgtggggcaggggagagagggtggggacagggagaaagGTGTGAGGGCCTCAGGGTCACTGTCCAGGGAAGGACTAGAGCAGCCAGTCTCCCCCCCAGGGAGCTCTGCCCGAGGCCATTCCGAGGCCATTCAGGAACGTGACCCAAACCCGGGgagtgcaccaggacccccaacccccagcggCTCTGACCACAGCCCTGGCTCCCAGGACCACCAGCCACCCCTCCAAGACTGACCACAGCCCAGGCCCCAAGCAGGAACCGCCCCCAACCACAATTCAAGCCACTCAGAGGTGCTGGGGGACCACCACAGAAGGTTCTagaagcaggtgggaagcccctGCCAGGAGCTGAGAGGACTGACAGAGGGTCCGGGGTCTGGAGACCGTGACATGGTGAGGTGCAGCCCTGTAAGCAGACTGTGTCAGGCAGACGCCGACCACgtgggggacagagaggacaCACGGCACAGCACCAGGGGACAGTGTTTGGGCAGGGCTCCTGAGCAGTGACAGGACCCAGGGCCTGGCACCCTGCTGGCACCACGGAGATCCCACCCTCAAGCCAACACATTCCTAGCACCCACATGGGGCTGCTCACTCAGCAACACAGCTCCAGGGCCTGGGAACAGGCCTGGGATGGGAGCTAGCACAGCTGGGTAGTGCCCACAGAGAGATCTGGACAGTGTCCAGAGGCATGGACAGTGCCCACAGAGACCCGGGCAGTGCCCACAGAGACCCAGACAGTGCCCACAAAGATCTGCACAGTGcccaaagaaactgagagagtgcCCACAGTGGCCTGGGCAGTGCCCACAGAGACCCAGACAGTGCCCAGAGACCCAGACAGTGCCCACAGAGATCCAGACGGTGCCCACAGAAACTGAGACAGTGCCCACAGAGACCCAGACAGTGCCCACAGAGGCGGCCAGGCAGTGATCACAGAAGGAGTGAGATGACAACACGGCCACACCCGCTGCTGGAGAACGGGGTGAGCGGGGCAGCGGCCTTTACCTGGCCACTTCTCTGCTGGGCCGCTTGGACTTGCGGGCGGTCTCCACGTGCACGGGCACCACCTCGGGCGTGGGGTCCTCGCTGGCTGTGTCCTCGCTGCCCAGCAGGGCGGCCTGCTGAGAGAAATCCATGTCCTGCATGAACGACACGCTGCGCTTCAGAGCCGCCAGGCGCTCCTGCAACAGAGGACAGGCCGCTGacctgagggtgggggagggcagtgCTGGTAAGGGTGTGAAAATGATGGAGGGGACTGGGGGGAAGGGCAGTGATGGAGGAATAACGGGGGGGGATGCTGGTGACGGAGGGAGAGTGGGGAcaaggtggtggtggagggggagtggggatggggggcaccatgttggtggtggagggggaggggggatggggggCACCATAttggtggtggagggggagcgggggtggggggcaccatGCTGGTGGCGGAGGAGAGTGGGGATGGGGGATATCATgttggtggtggagggggaggggggcaccATGTTGGTGGTGGAGAGTGGCGATGGGCACCACGCTGGTGTGGAGAGGACTGGTGTGGGGGTCAGGACGGCTATGATGGGGCCGCAGGCGTGTGGGGAGGCTGCGTGAGGGTTAGGTGAGGACAACCTGGGCCAACCAGGGCAGGCAGGGCCTGGGGAGGGGGACCTGGGCCGACCCCTAgcaaggcagggctgcagctcaCCGACGGGCTCTGGGCTCGGCTCGCTCCCCGACGGTGACACATGCAACCTGGCTCTCGGGTGACCTGGGGCCTCGGGGCGAGAGGCGGCTGGATGCGGCCAGCAGACCCTCAACTGGCTGTGCCCGAGGCGGCAGGAGGACCGGGGCCTCCCCTCGCCCACCCTGAAGCCACGCTGACCGTAGTGAAAGGAGCAGAGCCGAGGGCGCCCGAGGCCGTCCTGAGCCCcggggacgggggtggggtggggtggggtgggtgggggtcggGTCAGCCCTGGGGAAGGGAGCGAGGGCGGCACCCTCAGGCCCCGGGCCCCGCAGACTCTCACTTTGCTCATCATCTTGAAGCCCGCGTGCAGGATCTTCTTGGCCAGCTTGTAGTACACCGTGTCCGGCCGGTTGTACGTCATGGCATTGTCACACATGAGCTTGAAGTCTGCCTGTGAGGAGACGGGCCATCAGCGCCCGTGGACAGAggtggacagggcagggcagcccGAGCGCCCTCAGAAGTGTCCACCCGAGAGGACAGGCCGTCATTGGGGAGAAGCGCGAGGCTCGGTGCAGTCCAGGGCGGGCGGCACGGTCAGCTCCTCTCTGGGCCCCGCGGCGGCCCGAGAGCCTTTTCTAGAGAGTTCTCTGGTGCTGAAGGCACCCGGCCGAGCGGGAGAGCAGCCGATCCCGGTCACCGCCAAGAACGCTTCTCCGCTTCCGCTCCGTGGCTCCTGCGGAGCTGGGGGACCCCCGGCAAACCCTCGGCCCTGGAAGCCGCTTCCGGCCGGTGCCACGGAGGCTTGGAGAGCGAGGAGGGCGAGAGGGATGGGACCCGACCGGCCACCCCCGTGCACGAGGACAGAGGACACGGCCCGGCCCCGGCGCCTCACCTTGAACTCCGTGACCGACTTGTACtcgttggccaggatcttgtcctTCATGGTGCCGAAGTCCATGGGGTGCTTGATTATCATGGAGTAGCCGGGAGCGATGGCGTCCGTGACGGGAAAGGCAAAGAAGCCGTGGGGGTCTTTCCTGAGGCGGAGCCGAGACTCAGACCAGGGTCGCCGCCGCCCAGAGGTCGGGACAACTCTGGCACCCGGCAGGGCGCGGGGCCGACGCCGGCGAGGAGGGGCGAGGAGGGGCGCTGCCCGTGCCCGTGCCCCCAGCCCCGCCCTCACCTCTGCAGCTGGCGGAGGAAGTGCTGCAGCAGCTGCTGGATGGGCGTGCTCTGGCTCTCCGCTGGAGTGAAGAGGCCAGGAGGGGTCAGATGCCGGACGCCGAGACGGTGCCCGCGCACCCCAAGAACGAGGCCGGGAGGTCGGGtggtcctccccccaccccgtcccGGGGACACCTGCCTGGCTGTGTGCGACAGGCCCGCACGGGCCGGTCGGGCGGCGGCTCCACGGCCACCTTCTTGCCCGGGTCAAAGTCGTCGGCCTCCCCCTCCGTGTCGCAGTGCTCCTTCTCCCGCCTGCGCTTCTTCTCCTCCTGCGGGCACAGCCGAGGGGCGCGGTgaggggcggcgggggcggaggtgcccgggggtggggggcgggcggCGCCCCCACCTTGCGCTTCCTCCGCTCTTCGTCGTCCAGGTGGCGCTCCTTCtccgccttcttcttcttcttcttcttcttctccctgtgCCGCTCGCGCTCATGGTCGGACCTGTCGTCGTAGTAGCTGGAGTCGTGGCCGGACCCCGAGAGCTCGGTCACCTCGCTGCCCCCGACCTTGAGGACCAGCTTCAGCGGCTTGTCCAGGGGCTTGTCGGCGTAGTCTGCGGGCGACCCGGGGGCGGGCTGACCTCCGGAGAAGCCCCCGCCCAGACGGCCGCCCTGCACGGGGTCCCTGATCCGGGACGGTGCCACCACCACTTGGGGATGGCCACACCCCGACGAGCACCCCCAGACCCGAGCCTCCGGCTCACTCTCCAGCCCGGCCCTGGGTCAGGTCTCCACCTGCGGTGGTCCCAtctgtccccttccttcctcctgtcctgtccccccaTTTGTCTCTGAATCCTGTCCTGTCCCTTCACCCCACCTGTCCTGTCCCACGTGTCCTGTCCCCCACTTGTCCAGTCCCTCACCTGTCCTGTCCCAACTGTCTTGTCCGCCACCTGTCCTGACCCACCTGTCCTGTCCTTCACCTGTCCTGTCCCCCACCAGTCCTGTCCCGCACCTGTCCTGTCCTCCACCTGTCCTGCCCCCCACCTGTCCTGTCCCACCTGTCGTGTCCCCCACCTGTCGTGTCCCCCACCTGCCGTGTCCCCCACCTGCCCTGTCCCACCTGTCCAGTCCCCCACCAGTCCTGTCCACctgtcctgtctccccacctgtctGCCCCGACCTGTACTGTCTCTCACCTGTCCTGTCCCAAACCTGTCCTGCCCCCCACCTGTCCTGTCCCACCTGTCGTGTCCCCCACctgccctgtcccccacctgccctGTCCCACCTGTCCAGTCCCCCACCAGTCCTGTCCACCTGTCCTGTCCCCCACCTGTCCTGTCCTCCACctgccctgtcccccacctgccctgcccccacctgccctgcccccaaCTGCCCTATCCCCCACctgtcctgtctccccacctgtccTGCCCCCGACCAGTCCTGTCTCCCGACCagtcctgtctccccacctgtctGCCCCGACCTGTACTGTCTCTCACCTGTCCTGTCCCAAACCTGTCCTGCCCCCCACCTGTCCTGTCCCACCTGTCGTGTCCCCCACCTGTCGTGTCCCCCACCTGTCGTGTCCCCCACCTGCCCTGTCCCACACctgccctgtcccccacctgtccTGTCCCACCTGCCCTGTCCCCCACctctcctgtcccccacctgccctGTCCCCCACCagtcctgtcccccacctgccctgtcccccacctgtccTGTCCCCCACCTGTCCTCCACCTGTCCTCCACCTGTCCCGTCCCACCTGTCCCGTTCCCCCTCCTGCCTCATCCATGTCCCGTCAGTCCCCAGCCCGGCCCCACGGTCGCCCGTCGCCTGTCCCCAGCGCGCCCACCCTCGTAGGACGAGCGCCATTCGGCCTTGTGCTTTTTGTGCTTCTTGCCCATGGCGGGCACACCCGTCTCGCCCCACGCACGTCGGAAGGGGCTCCCGGACCGGAAGTGCCGAGTACCGCGCCGAAGGTGACGGAAACTGAGCGCCGGACCGGAAATGACGTCAACCGGCGTTCTACCAGCTTTCCTTTCCCCCCCTCGGAGTGGGCGCGCCTCACGGAAGTGGCCCCGGTGGCTTCCGGGGCGGGCGGCGCGGCCCATTTGAAGCTGTGGCGGCTgcgcggggcggggggcggcggcggggagCCATGGACGACGCGGTGGGCGACCTGAAGCAGGCGCTGCCCTGCGTGGGCGACGGCCCTGCCGTGCACGTGGAGGTGCTGCAGCGGGCCGCCAGGTGAGGGGACACGGGGCGGATGGCTGAGGGGACACGGGGCAGATGGCTGAGGGGACACGGGGCGGATGGCTGAGGGGACACGGGGCGACCGGCTGAGGGGACACGGGGCGGATGGCTGAGGGAACACGGGACGACCGGCTGAGGGGACACAGGGCGGATGGCTGAGGGGACACGGGGCGACCGGCTGAGGGGACACGGGGCGGCCGGCTGAGGGGACACGGGGCGGCCGGCTGAGGGGACACGGGGCGGCCGGCTGAGGGGACACGGGGCGGCCGGCTGAGGGGACACGGGGCGGCCGGCTGAGGGGACACGGGGCGGCCGGCTGAGGGAACACGGGGCAGAGATGGCTGAGGGGACACGGGGCGGGTAGCTGAGGGGACACGGGGCGTGTGGCTGAGGGGACACGGGGCAGATGGCTGAGGGGACACGGGGTATATGGCTGAGGGGACACGGGGTATATGGCTGAGGGGACATGGGGTGGCCGGCTGAGGGGACATGGGGTGGATGACTGAGGGACCTGGGGGGCCGGCTGAGGGGACACGGGGCAGATGGATGAGGGGACACGGGGCGGATGGCTGGCTGTTTGGAGACGTCAGGAAGACACTGGGGTTTCGGCCTGGCTGTGCAAGGGCTGCTCCTACCTGGACGGCCCCCAGGGGTGGCAGAGCTCCCAAGGGTGTCACCAGCTCCTTTCCTGAGTCCCCGCCACCCTACCCTGAGTCCGTGTCCCTGTCCCCGCAGCACCGCCAAGAGGGACGACGTGAAGTTGGCCGTGCGCAAGCTATTGGACAGGCACAGCATCGTGTTTGGCGACTATACATGGACCGAGTTCGACGACCCTTTCCTGGCCAGGCACGTGCGCTCAGTGGCCATCGTGGACACCGAGCTGAAGGCCAAGGCCCCACAGGTGGGTGACCCCAAGCGTCACCCCCACAGGCCTCCGTCCAGGTCTAGGGACCCAAAGAGCAGGGCTAGGCTTCCTGCGGGAGCAACTCATGGCGGTTTAGTTCTGGCTGTGAAAACACCTAGAGATGCGACCCCGGAGAGTGGTTACCATGCTACCAAGGGCCAGAAGCCGGGCATCAGGGCGGCTGTGCAGCCCACATTTTGCTTTCCACGCTTGTGACACTCGCTGTGGGGTTTCCACAGGTGGCAGCCGTGGGATGGCTGGGGGGTTGCTGTGAGGGCCCGTAGGCTAGTCAAGCAGGCCCTGCCCAGCATGACAGAGGGGGTGGGCTGCCTTCTGTGCACCAGACCCCATCTAGTCACTCAGCCTGTGTGGGGCGTCAGACCTGGGCCCGGCCCCGCTGACCCGCCTGCTCCTGTGCAGCCCATCGACCTGAGCGCCGGTGCCGTGCTGCACGTCTTCCAGCTGAACGAGGATGGGCCCAGCAGTGAGAACctggaggaggagacggagagcATCGTGGCCGCCAGTCACTGGGTGCTGCCCgcaggtaggtgggtgggtgggtgggtgggcaagGCCCTTTGTCCTGCCCGGCACAGGGCCCTTTTCAGCTGAGTCAGCTGTCCTGAGGGATGCCCTGGGTTTTGCCAGAGCGGTGTGTGAGGGGTCATGACCTGGTGGCAGGAGGAGGCCTGTGCTCCTCCAGCCCTGCCTCCACCTCCAGGGCCAGGCAGCACATCTGCCCCGTCTGTTCATCTCCACTCTGGGGGCCCTGGGTTGTACTGCCTCAGCTCCCTCAACACTCAGCTCTCTCTTGCAGCCGAGTTTCACGGGCTCTGGGACAGCCTCGTGTACGACGTGGATGTCAAAGCACACGTGAGTGGATCCCTCAGTCCCGGCTCCTCTGCCCTGTCCCCAATCCTGTCCCTGGCTCTGCTGAGGGTTCTGAGTTCAGGCCTGAAGGAGACAGGGTGCCACCCTTAGTGCTGACCCACGCGGCTGCGGGGACGTTACCCTCGCCTCGTCTCTGGATGTGTCGTTAGCCTACCCCAGCCTCAGGTCTGTGGGTGCTGGCATGAAGCATATAGGTTTACCGTGGGTGCTTACAGTAAAGGTACCTGGTGTTGCTGTTACAGTATGTGGGAACAGGGTTTTCCTCCACTCCACCCTGAAGAGCCAGGGTGCTTCCCAGGTACCCCATCCGTAGAGCTAGGGTGCTTTCCAGGGCCTGTGCTGAGGACAGTCTCCTCCATCGAAATCTCCCATCTCTTCAGTTGCTGGACTACGTGATGACAGCCTTGCTGTTCTCCGACAAGAGTGTGGACAGCAACCTCATCACCTGGAACCGAGTGGTGCTGCTTCACGGTGGCTGGACTctcctgggggttggggaggggtgcTGAGTCCTCCCTGCTTGGTGGACAGGGCTGTGAGGGACCGACCTGGAAGCCCTGCTTCTCTGTGAGTCCTCATCTGTGAGTCCTCATCTCTGGGGCATCACCAGCTCCAGGCAAGGACTCCCTGGGGAATGCCACCTCAACGTGCATGTGTCTGTCCTTTGGCTCTGGTGTGTGCAGGGCCAGTCCTGCTTGGCACCCATACACTCTAGGGTTCCCTTGTCTCCCATTTACAGGGAGAGGGATAACGTTTCGGAGCCCCCATTTTCAGGTCTAAGGGTATCGGGCAGTAGGGGGACAGAATGCTTGGGGGCGCTGGCATGTGTGGTGCTCAGCACTGTTACCTCCTTGTGCCCTGGCCCTGGGTCTCCACCACACTGCTCCCTCCCTGAGCCCCAGTTCCACTCAAGCCTGTGTCATCTCCTCTCAGGACCCCCAGGAACTGGGAAGACATCCCTATGCAAAGCATTGGCCCAGAAGTTGACCATCCGGCTCTCAGGCAGGTGGGCTCCATGGCAGCGTGGTGGGGGTCAGGTTCTGcagctgggggcccagggcccccCATGAGTCCCAGCTCACACAGCCTTCCTCGGGTTGGGTGTCCAGGCCACTCAGGCCCGCTCTGCTGGGCACATCCCCCAGCCAGTCCACCTGCAGGCGCCTAGGTCGTGTCCTCCCTCCAGCTGGGCCAGAAAATCTCAGGTTCCCTCCTGCTGGGCCTGCTCTGGCTGTCATCAAGTTTGGAGACTCTGCTGCTTCTGTTTCCTCCTGTGTGTCACACCACGCTGTTTCTGGGCCACTGGTGCTTTTCAGTTTTTAAGTCTAGATTTCTTTTCTGTGGGGGATAGTCATGTGGGGTTCATAGGACACCCCCTGGTCTCAGGCTCCTCCATCgtacttttttcctcctctccaccCATTCCTCTTCTCGTCTGCTTGAAACGGTCGCGTGTGGGGCTGGAGGGTGtcacctctccccctcccactgtGGCCCTGGGCACAAGGATGGATGTCTCCTGCTCCCCCCCCAATAGGTATCGTTATGGGCAGCTGGTTGAGATTAACAGCCACAGTCTGTTCTCCAAGTGGTTCTCAGAGGTGTGTGCCCAGGTGTGAGGGCCCTGTCACTGAGGGCCTGTGgcttggggcagggggagggaggggcagctTGGAGTAGTTTGGGCTCTTGTTTGCCTTACAAACCAAAGGTCTGGTAAGAGGCTGTGGTCTCACCTATAAGGACTCTGCCCACTCCTCAGCCTGTGCcactggggtgggttggggattCTGGGCCCCTGGGGGCTGTAGGGGGGCAGGTGGCTGAGAtgcaggcaggggctgggcagcctTCCTGGCTCTGGGTGTGCTTCTCTAGGGTATCATAAAGTGGGTACTGTGGGCAGTGCTCAGTGCGGCTTCTCGTCTAGAGTGGCAAGCTGGTGACCAAGATGTTCCAGAAGATTCAGGACCTGATTGATGACAAAGACGCTCTGGTGTTTGTGCTAATCGATGAGGTGGGTACCCAGTTCGTGTCCACCCTGCAGGATCAGCGTCCAGCCTGAGCCAAACCTGTGAGGGTCAGTGCTTAGTCTGTGCCCACTCTATGAGTCACACTGCCACAGTGACCAGTGCCCCATCCCCAGGTGGAGAGCCTCACAGCTGCCCGCAACGCATGCAGGGCGGGCACTGAGCCCTCAGATGCCATCCGCGTGGTCAATGCTGTCCTCACCCAGATCGACCAGATTAAACGGTACTTATTACTCAAGCCTGCCGTGAGTTGCGCGCTCTGTCACACAGGGCTCTGATGAACTAGTTCTGACGTGAGTGGGGTGTGTGTATAGGAGACCCTGGGATACTGCAGGAAGTCAGTGACCACTAAAGGCATGGGGACGGTTGAGGGGTCTCGTCCTTTCTGGAAGATGCAGTGTCCAAGCAAGGGCAGGGGCTGTGACCACATTCCCTCCTAAAGCTCTCCAGTGAGGTGACTCAGACTGACTATCCCCCAGGCCCTCCAGTATGGTGACCCCGACTGACCCTGTCCCCCCAAGCACTCCAATGAGGTGACCCCGACTGACCCCCCCCAGGCACTCCAACGTGGTGATCCTGACCACATCCAACATCACTGAGAGGATCGACCTGGCCTTCGTGGACCGGGCTGACATCCGACAGTACATCGGGCCGCCCTCCGCCGCCGCCATCTTCAGGATCCTCCTGTCCTGCTTGGATGAGCTGATGAAGGTGCCGCCTCTTCACCCTCACGGCAGGCCAGATACGGGGTGGGGGTGCTGCCTGTGACGTGTCTTCTGTCCATTGGTGTCAGGACATCTGTCCCCATGGTGCAGGCTGCCATGTCCTGGCTGTGCCCACTGTCAGGTTTGTGTCCCAGTGGGGTGGGGCTGCCATGTCCCCCTGGAATGTGGGCTGACCGTCCCCGTCCCCCAGTGTCAGATCATCTACCCGCGGCAGCAGCTGCTGACACTCCGTGAGCTGGAGATGATAGGC
Proteins encoded:
- the TRIP13 gene encoding pachytene checkpoint protein 2 homolog, whose amino-acid sequence is MDDAVGDLKQALPCVGDGPAVHVEVLQRAASTAKRDDVKLAVRKLLDRHSIVFGDYTWTEFDDPFLARHVRSVAIVDTELKAKAPQPIDLSAGAVLHVFQLNEDGPSSENLEEETESIVAASHWVLPAAEFHGLWDSLVYDVDVKAHLLDYVMTALLFSDKSVDSNLITWNRVVLLHGPPGTGKTSLCKALAQKLTIRLSGRYRYGQLVEINSHSLFSKWFSESGKLVTKMFQKIQDLIDDKDALVFVLIDEVESLTAARNACRAGTEPSDAIRVVNAVLTQIDQIKRHSNVVILTTSNITERIDLAFVDRADIRQYIGPPSAAAIFRILLSCLDELMKCQIIYPRQQLLTLRELEMIGFVENNVSRLSLLLRQISRKSEGLSGRVLRKLPFLAHALYVQAPTVPLEGFLQALSLAVDKQFEEREELSCFKRLSA